Part of the Toxotes jaculatrix isolate fToxJac2 chromosome 1, fToxJac2.pri, whole genome shotgun sequence genome, TAACAAGTTTTTGTCTTTCCTGTGTGAGATGGTGACCGACTTCAAAAATCTTACTATGTCAATACAGTATCTATTTAGTAATACCTTTTTTCAGTTGCATGCCTTGTCACCCTGTACTGTTAGatacactgaaccaaacaaattcTTTAGTCATTAAGGAAAAGCATTGAAACTGATTTAAATACTGCCATGAATCAGACACAGCTGAAATTCTGAGATTCTGAGATATGGGACGACATGTCCTGCATTCTCAGATCGTTGGCCTAGTCTGACATGCGGAGTGCTCTGGACCAGGTTTTCATTAAGGATATCTCTGTACTTTGCACCGCTCAGCTTTCCCTCAACCCTGACCAATCTCTCTGCCCCTGCTGCTGAATAACACCCCCACAGCTTCATCGTTGGGATGTTAGAGggcaggtgatgagcagtgtcTGTTTTCCTCCAGACATAACACTCAGAATCGAGGCCAAACAGTTCAATCTTTGTTTCaacagaccagagaatcttgtttctcacagtctgagagccccttaggtttttttttgttttttttttgcaaactgcACGTGCCTTTCACTCAGGAGAGGCTCCCATctggccactctgccataacAAGCCCAGATGGGTggagtgctgcagtgatggttgtccTTCTGGAAGTTTCTCCTTCCTTCACACaggatctctggagctcagccagagtGACCATCGGGTTCTCTGTCACCTCTCTTACCAAGGCCCTTCTCCCtctgattgctcagtttggctggGCGGCCAGCCCCAGGAAGAGTCCCAGTtgttccaaacttcttccatttaagAAAAATGGAGGCCACTGTTCTCTTGGGAACCTTCAatgcagcagaatttttttgtgGCCTTCCTCAGATATGTTGCTCGACAcaatcctgtctctgagctctgcaggcagttCCTTTAACTTCAtggctttgtttttgctctgataTGCACATTCAGCTGTGAGACCTTGTGTGTCCAATCAGTTGGATTTACCAGAGGTGAACTCCAATCAAAGTatagaaacatctcaaagataATAAAGGGAAACTGTAGGCACCTGAGCTAAATGTAAAGTGTCATatcaaagggtctgaatacttatgtcagGTTTTCCTTTTAAATAGATTTGCATACATTTCTAAAATTCTTTTTCCACGTTGTCTTTATGGGGTATTGAGTGTCATTTGATGAGGGAATTAATTTAAACTATTTTAGCATAAGGCTACAACATAACAAAGTCTGAAAGAAGCGACAGGgcctgaatactttctgaatgcaccCATTTTGATAGAGCCTTGTTTTATTGCTTTGCTTTGTCtcagtgagtcacagtgaaGCCTGCCAGCAGCAGGTAACTGGGTCTACAGATTATTATTAGCCTGTATTCCTCATGCACATGTACCTCAGCTGCCGGATCAGTTTCCTTAAGGGACCGGGGCATCCATTGATTTATCTCAAAGCCACGGACATGGTCTCTCGGGCTGGTCCTGAATGTTCTCTTGTGACCTTGACATGAAAACAGAAGACGAAACCTCCAATGACTCATGTCTGTTGTAAGAACAGCTGCATGGCTCAAAGGGCACGGAGCTGGAGGAGTTGAGTCCAAGGTCGAACCACCCTTCTTTATACCTTTTCTTTGCCCCACTGCAGGGCAGTGCAAGGATGGTGATGTTAGTTGTCTGTACAACGCTTTGGTCTGAGCAAGATGTCTGACGAGTTTCATCACAGTCCTTTTGCTTTAATTCTCTTAATAGCTGTTGTGTTAAATGTCCATCCGTGTACCTTTGTGGCTACAACAGTAGTTGTAAAAACAGTGTGTAATTATGGAAATAATTATtgtatatttttacttttttattgttgggagacagagacagaatcgCTCAGTTCAATTTCCCCTATGTCCCCTCTATTTTTAGGGCAGGATGCAGTCTTCAAACCACCGACTGCGAGATATGGAGCAGCACCACCCGCTGCTGTCGGCAGGTGCAGATGTCGAGACAGGGAGCCTGGCAGCCGGAGTGATGGTTGGGAGTCCCCACGCGGGCCACACCGCAGGGAACCGCACACTGTGGTTCATTCAGGACAGCTGTGGTATGGTGTGTGCAACCATGACCTGGTTCCTGGTGCTGTACGCTGAATTCGTGGTGAACTTTGTCATGCTGCTGCCCGCCAAGAGCTTCTGGTACTCGCTCCTAAATGGGGCCACCTTCAACTCTCTGGCTGTGCTTGCATTGGCCTCACATCTTCGCACCATGTTGACTGACCCGGTAAGGATGTTAAAGAGAGTAAGAGTAGAGCAAACATGGTTGACTtagagaggtttttttttgtttccaaaacAAATACCACAACACAATAAAGGGACTCCATAAACATGAATGCTGTatttgtaattaaaataaacttttggCATTTTGTGTCATCATCTCACATCAATACAAATTTATTGACATGCAATCTGAGTACTTTTATAGATAGACACTTTTTGACAGTGCTTGTTGCAGCACAAGCAGGAAGCACAGACACTTGTAGACACTCGCTGATATAATCTGGGACACTGAGCTGAGGGGCAGTGTGTGAGGGAACGCTGTGTGAGAAAGCTGTGCAGAGCAGCTTACTGAACTGTCTGAGTCTGAGTGTCGTCTGCCACAACAATTTAATTTGCTAATCTGTTAATAGTATTGGGAGTTTTCAGCCAAATATTCCCATTAAATTAAACACCCCAGGATCAAAGTCAGGAACTCTTGGACCTTTTGTATAAGGGTCTCATAATAACTATTGTTTCCATACCcgtcagaaatgtttttaaaaattttagTCAAACAATTTCATTAGTGAAACCTTTTCTCCTCAAAGTTCTGTAAAATCGATGCTGTTTcttccatcagcagcagctttttatttctcttgtaTGATGTGACACCATGTGATATTTCCAAGCAATCGATGATTTGGTGCATTTGGCACAGTCAAAACTAAGTGCCCCAGGGATTACTCCGCATTGTTACTGATACTTTATGACTAGTCTTGTTGAATTCATGCCACAGGGGGTTTTAGGTCAAATACTGTTagtgctgctgcagcaacatTGACTCATACTGACTCAGAGAAACTAGATGTCTGATGACAGCTCTGCTGGTGCTTCCTAACCCAACACCCCAGCCTTAACAATTGCTCCATTTAAAGGCCCAAAATAGTACACAGAAGGTTGTGCAGCACTGTGCTAAACTAGGGTTTTTACTAAGTATTGAAGTTCTGAAGTTTATTTGTGTCTTTCATTTTAAGTGGTGGTTTGGTCAGTTGTGATCTACTTAAGTAATGGCTATATTGTAGGTTGCCAGACCAAAGAGATTGCTTAAGTTAAAACATATTGTTTCCCTacattgtgtcagtgtgaagaAATAACCAGTCGAGTCAGTGTTTCCTGAAAATTTGGTTAAAATCAAACATCCAGACCTTCTTAACTTTCAAAGACCAATATTTATTGGACACGTAGTGAGTGTTTTAAGTCTTCACAAGCCTAGAAACTTAAAAAGCTAAtgcaaaaatgtgtgtatgcagtTAAATTGCGgcatgcagaaaaacacacagcttgaTTTCTCTAAGCCCATGACATAACGCATTTATTTGTAACTGACAGCATTGGTCTTTGACTGCCTGTCACAGGGTGCAGTTCCTAAGGGCAATGCAACCAAGGAGTACATGGAGAGCTTGCAGCTGAAGCCTGGTGAGGTCATCTACAAGTGCCCAAAGTGCTGCAGTATCAAGCCAGAGAGGGCACACCACTGCAGGTCTGTAAAGCTGCTGTGGGCAGTTTTGCACAGAATTAAATTGTGAAATGCTCCTCCACCACACCTTGTAGCATCcagaatgtgtttttaaaaaaaacatctatatatacacatatgcaGCAGTATAGTTAGATGGCAGTAGCATTAGCAGTCAGTGTGTCATGTATTAACATCTGCTCTCTCCTGCCTGCAGTATTTGTAAAAGATGCATCCGCAAGATGGATCACCACTGTCCCTGGGTCAATAACTGTGTGGGAGAAAAGAATCAGAGattctttgttcttttcactGTAAGTACACAGACGTACTCATGGACTAGTCTGCTGAATTTTAACAAGGGAGTGTTGTTAGGATTAGAAATTCATTTCACATGCAGTAATTAATTTAAATCACTAAatgttcattatttatttatttatatttaaaaatagcaTTTGTTTTGAGTCTCATGTACTAGTAAACATTCTTTTAATTGTACAGTTACGTAAATTGCGTCAGACTGGAGGGAAAAAATTTCCAAATTGCTATCCCATGTTGAAAATCATCTCAGTTGCTTGTGTATGATGAAATAACCAGTTGAGGTTCATAACTCAGCAGTGATGCAGTGCACAGCAGACACAGGTCTAcgttaaatgtatttttttttttttgccatttacaGCTCTTCTGACAACATCAGCACTTTTTTATGGCTTCATATGCTGACAGGAACTTTTTAGGTGACAGAAACATATATCCATCATGTATGGCTGAGCAGTGCAAGGTCACCTGCACGATTAAACTTTTAGTCTGCTCTCCTTTCAGACTGCCAAAAATAGAGAAGTTAacagtaaaaatatacatacatacatacatacatacatacatatgttgCCTGAAATTATAGCTTTTAGAAAAAGTAACTGCAAGTCAAAGGGCTTTAAAGCTCAGCTGCAAACATGAAAGGGAAAAGGCTGCATTACCACAGTATATGCAAACTGACCTGGTGGGATCAGTGGTATGGCTCATCCTTTTTGCCTTTTCTCCATCAGTTTTCCTCACTATCTGCCCCTTTTCTGATCTACTCTCTGCAGATGTACATAGCCTTGATTTCTGCCCATGCCCTGGGCCTCAGTGGAATGCACTTTTTCACCTGTATTAAAGTCCAGTGGAACGGTAAGGCCTCTCTGTCTTCCAGCATCAACTATAACATGAGTTTgagtgaaaaatacaaacacagaatgTGACAGAGTCAGAAACACACCTATTTATATAAGTGATTGAAGCTGCttgagagacagagcagagtgggggaaaaaaagagatcGTAATCCTGTTGTAAGAACAGCTGCTCTGTACATGTCATTGGAGTTGGAGCAGTGCAATCATCACAGAGCTGCCATTGATCTTTTCCTTGCTCCTTTGAGGTTCTCTCTGTAGGAATGAACCAGAAAATGAAGACGATATTTCAGTGTCAGAACTCCAACTTCTGCTGCCCTCTACAGGACGATATTCTGAATGAGCAAAGTGTACACATCTACCTATATATAGCAATTTTTTCTAAACAATCGAGTATTCCAGGATACAATTACAGGTGCAAAATGGCAGTCAAATTTACACCAGAGCTCATAATTAGTTGCCAACCTTCTTTGTATATAGATTTCATTTTCTAGCTAGTTAGATTTGGGTAATAGCTCTGGGTAGGATGCATTAGAGTTACTATGTGCACATTTTAGAGTATCAGCTTGCATAACTTCACTATTTCAATTTGTCTATTTTGGCTCTTAGGACCTTAAAGGGGAGGAATGTAAGCCTTTGGAATATGTCTTCTTCAAGATGCCCTGTTAATTTAGTTGGTGTTCCATCTGAAATTACAGTTGTTtagtgcaaaataaaaaaaaccttgcttcctctctt contains:
- the zdhhc7 gene encoding palmitoyltransferase ZDHHC7, with the protein product MQSSNHRLRDMEQHHPLLSAGADVETGSLAAGVMVGSPHAGHTAGNRTLWFIQDSCGMVCATMTWFLVLYAEFVVNFVMLLPAKSFWYSLLNGATFNSLAVLALASHLRTMLTDPGAVPKGNATKEYMESLQLKPGEVIYKCPKCCSIKPERAHHCSICKRCIRKMDHHCPWVNNCVGEKNQRFFVLFTMYIALISAHALGLSGMHFFTCIKVQWNECSDFSPGVSVLLLIFLCLEAILFLTFTAVMFGTQIHSICNDETEIERLKNEKPTWERRMRWDGMKAVFGGPPSLLWCNPFTGLRLRRLLLLTHGRRSGSEFSV